CAATATTTACAAAGGATTCCTACAGAGCGATTGGGTTGGATTTCAATGGTTCGAGCAGTTGGTGACGTTTCCACAATTTAAACGATTAATCGGGAATACGATCATTTTAAGCTTTTATCAAATTATATTTGCGTTTCCTGCTCCCATTTTGCTGGCTTGTTTGTTGAATGAGTTGAGAAATATCGGTCTTAAACGTATGGTCCAAACGTTGCTTTACTTGCCTCACTTTCTATCCTGGACGATCGTATACGGCTTAGTATATATGATGTTCTCCAGCCAGACAGGTTTAGTTAACCATGTGTTGACATGGTCAGGACATGAGCCCATCAGTTTCCTGCAAATGCCGGAATATTTCCGCACATTGCTTATCGGTTCAGGCATCTGGAAGGAGATGGGGTGGAGTACAATTATCTTCTTGGCAGCCTTGGCGGGGATAAGTCCTTCCTACTATGAGGCAGCGAGAATTGATGGGGCAGGGCGATGGAAG
Above is a genomic segment from Paenibacillus sp. HWE-109 containing:
- a CDS encoding ABC transporter permease, with protein sequence MLLPGILYFVIFKYIPLLGSVIAFQDYNIYKGFLQSDWVGFQWFEQLVTFPQFKRLIGNTIILSFYQIIFAFPAPILLACLLNELRNIGLKRMVQTLLYLPHFLSWTIVYGLVYMMFSSQTGLVNHVLTWSGHEPISFLQMPEYFRTLLIGSGIWKEMGWSTIIFLAALAGISPSYYEAARIDGAGRWKQFVHVTFPGLLPAIVILLLLKIGSVLEVGFEQVYLFLNPATLRVGEVLDTYAYRQGILAGQYSITTAIGLFKSIIGFTLLIMANRISKAVSGEGLY